From Verrucomicrobiota bacterium, the proteins below share one genomic window:
- a CDS encoding ABC transporter ATP-binding protein produces MYFELRNISVFYDKVRALDNVSLNLEKSEIVALIGANGAGKTSTLRAVTGLARPTAGEIWFNGRRIDKLDPAAIVGLGISMVPEGRHVYPFMSVKDNLLMGAYLRKDKGGIEQDLQKSFARFPRLKERLRQQAGSLSGGEQQMLVISRALMARPQLILLDEPSLGLAPMVVRDIARAIVEINREEGISVILVEQNSRMALKISNRAYALETGRIALTGKSADLLNDDHIRKLYLGLARS; encoded by the coding sequence ATGTATTTCGAGCTCCGGAATATCAGTGTCTTTTATGACAAAGTGCGGGCCCTTGATAACGTGTCGTTGAATTTGGAGAAAAGTGAAATTGTCGCGCTCATCGGTGCCAACGGCGCAGGCAAAACGTCGACGCTCAGGGCCGTTACCGGTCTGGCCAGGCCTACAGCCGGGGAAATTTGGTTCAATGGCCGGCGCATCGACAAGCTCGATCCGGCTGCCATCGTCGGGCTCGGCATTTCAATGGTGCCGGAGGGACGCCATGTCTATCCCTTCATGTCTGTAAAGGACAACCTGCTGATGGGAGCCTATCTGCGCAAAGACAAGGGAGGGATCGAGCAGGATCTGCAGAAGAGTTTTGCCCGTTTCCCGCGGCTGAAGGAGCGACTGCGGCAACAGGCCGGCAGTCTCTCCGGTGGCGAGCAACAAATGCTTGTCATCAGTCGCGCCCTGATGGCCCGCCCGCAGCTGATTCTTCTGGACGAACCTTCGCTCGGGCTTGCGCCCATGGTCGTCCGTGACATCGCTCGGGCCATCGTCGAGATCAATCGCGAGGAAGGAATCAGCGTCATCCTCGTCGAACAGAACTCTCGGATGGCCCTCAAAATCTCGAATCGCGCCTACGCCCTGGAAACCGGCCGGATCGCGCTGACGGGCAAGTCGGCCGATCTGCTCAATGACGATCACATTCGCAAGCTTTATCTTGGCCTGGCGCGATCGTAA
- a CDS encoding DUF2090 domain-containing protein yields MTLGYDQPLYIQPFDHRGSFQTKMFGWKGTLTPEQTAQIADAKQVIYNGFKAAIAEGVPKEKAGILVDEQFGAAILRDAAAHGYATACPAEKSGQDEFDFEYGEAFAQHIEAFHPTFCKVLVRYNPEGDQALNQQQAARLRRLSDYLHTEGGSRFMFELLVPPEKEELDEVHGDKAAYDREIRPRLMVRTIRQLQDAGVEPDVWKIEGLDRQEDCEQVVAAARRDGRDKVGCIILGRGENDEKVHEWLTTAAQVPGFIGFAVGRTVFWEPLVEWREKKTPREAAVAEIARRYRQFVDVFDKARARQ; encoded by the coding sequence ATGACCCTCGGCTACGATCAGCCCCTGTACATCCAACCTTTCGACCATCGGGGCTCCTTCCAGACCAAGATGTTTGGCTGGAAGGGCACCCTGACGCCGGAGCAGACCGCGCAGATTGCCGACGCCAAGCAGGTCATCTATAACGGCTTCAAGGCCGCTATTGCCGAAGGCGTACCGAAGGAGAAGGCCGGCATTCTGGTCGACGAGCAGTTCGGCGCGGCCATCCTGCGGGACGCCGCCGCACACGGCTACGCAACTGCCTGTCCGGCCGAAAAGAGCGGCCAGGACGAGTTTGACTTTGAGTATGGTGAGGCGTTTGCCCAGCACATCGAGGCCTTCCACCCGACCTTCTGCAAGGTGCTGGTGCGGTACAACCCGGAGGGCGACCAAGCCCTGAACCAGCAGCAAGCCGCCCGTCTGCGGCGCCTGTCGGATTACCTGCACACGGAGGGCGGCAGCCGCTTCATGTTCGAGCTGCTGGTGCCGCCGGAAAAGGAGGAATTGGATGAGGTTCACGGGGATAAAGCTGCTTATGACCGGGAGATCCGGCCCCGGCTGATGGTCCGGACGATCCGGCAGCTTCAGGACGCGGGCGTGGAACCGGACGTCTGGAAGATCGAGGGCCTCGACCGCCAGGAAGATTGCGAGCAGGTGGTGGCCGCGGCGCGCCGTGATGGCCGGGACAAAGTGGGCTGTATTATCCTGGGCCGGGGCGAAAACGACGAAAAGGTTCATGAATGGCTAACGACCGCTGCCCAGGTGCCGGGCTTCATCGGATTTGCCGTCGGGCGCACCGTCTTTTGGGAGCCGCTGGTCGAGTGGCGGGAAAAGAAGACGCCGCGGGAAGCTGCCGTCGCCGAGATTGCCCGGCGCTACCGGCAGTTCGTGGATGTCTTTGATAAAGCGCGGGCCCGGCAGTGA
- the pgi gene encoding glucose-6-phosphate isomerase, whose product MRADSPSLTARPAWKALGSHHKKVQELSLRKLFADDPRRGERMTIEEAGLYLDYSKNRITDETLGLLLQLAEECGLRARIDAMFRGEKINVTENRAVLHVALRAPREASIVVDGENVVPQVHEVLDRMAEFSNRVRSGEWKGHTGKRIRSVVNIGIGGSDLGPVMAYEALRHYSDRALTFRFVSNVDGTDFVEATGDLDPAETLFIISSKTFTTLETMTNAHSARDWSLKGLGGDPKAVARHFVAVSTNAAKVAEFGIDTANMFGFWDWVGGRYSMDSAIGLSTMLAIGPENFRALLDGFHQMDEHFRTAPFERNLPVLLGLLTVWYTDFFNAETVAVLPYEQYLKRFPAYLQQLTMESNGKSVTLQGTSVDCPTGPIYWGEPGTNGQHSFYQLIHQGTRLIPCDFIAFVHSLNPLGRHHDLLLANVFAQAEALAFGKTAEQVKAENTPDWLVPHRVFEGNRPSNTILAERLTPETLGKLVALYEHSVFTQGIIWDINSFDQWGVELGKVLAQRIVPELESQGEAELGHDSSTNHLIRRYRRLKGKTS is encoded by the coding sequence ATGAGAGCAGATTCTCCATCACTCACCGCACGCCCGGCATGGAAGGCACTTGGATCTCACCACAAGAAAGTTCAGGAATTGTCTCTGCGGAAGCTCTTTGCCGATGACCCCCGACGCGGCGAGCGGATGACGATCGAAGAGGCGGGGCTCTACCTCGATTACTCAAAAAATCGCATTACCGACGAGACACTCGGGCTTCTGCTCCAACTGGCCGAGGAATGCGGCCTGCGCGCCCGGATCGACGCCATGTTCCGGGGTGAGAAGATCAACGTCACGGAAAACCGGGCCGTCTTGCACGTGGCCCTGCGCGCGCCGCGAGAGGCGTCGATTGTCGTGGATGGCGAGAACGTGGTGCCCCAAGTGCACGAGGTGCTCGATCGCATGGCTGAATTCTCCAATCGGGTTCGGAGCGGGGAGTGGAAGGGCCATACCGGTAAACGCATTCGCAGCGTCGTCAACATCGGCATTGGAGGCTCCGACCTCGGGCCCGTCATGGCCTATGAGGCGCTTAGGCATTACAGCGATCGCGCCCTGACGTTCCGATTTGTCTCCAATGTCGATGGCACGGATTTTGTGGAGGCAACCGGCGACCTCGACCCGGCAGAAACGCTTTTCATCATTTCCTCGAAAACGTTCACGACCCTGGAGACCATGACCAACGCCCACAGTGCGCGCGACTGGTCCCTCAAAGGGCTTGGGGGCGATCCCAAGGCCGTGGCCCGGCATTTCGTCGCCGTCTCGACCAATGCGGCGAAGGTCGCTGAGTTCGGTATCGACACGGCCAACATGTTCGGCTTTTGGGACTGGGTGGGCGGCCGCTACTCGATGGACTCCGCCATCGGCCTGTCGACGATGCTTGCCATCGGGCCGGAGAACTTTCGGGCGTTACTCGACGGCTTTCACCAGATGGATGAGCATTTCCGCACCGCGCCTTTCGAGCGCAACCTGCCGGTGCTCCTGGGCTTGCTGACCGTATGGTACACCGACTTCTTCAACGCCGAGACCGTGGCGGTCCTGCCTTATGAGCAATACCTCAAGCGCTTCCCGGCCTACCTGCAGCAGTTGACGATGGAGAGCAACGGTAAAAGCGTCACCCTTCAGGGTACAAGCGTGGACTGCCCGACCGGGCCGATTTATTGGGGCGAACCGGGCACCAACGGCCAGCACTCCTTCTACCAGTTGATTCACCAGGGAACGCGGCTGATCCCCTGCGACTTTATCGCCTTCGTCCACTCCCTTAACCCGCTGGGCCGCCATCACGACTTGCTGCTGGCCAACGTCTTTGCCCAGGCCGAAGCGCTGGCCTTTGGCAAGACGGCCGAGCAAGTAAAAGCCGAGAATACCCCGGACTGGCTGGTGCCCCACCGGGTCTTTGAGGGCAACCGGCCCTCAAACACCATCCTGGCCGAACGGCTCACGCCGGAAACCCTGGGCAAACTGGTGGCCCTTTACGAGCACAGCGTCTTCACCCAGGGGATCATCTGGGACATCAACTCCTTCGATCAATGGGGGGTGGAACTGGGCAAGGTGCTGGCCCAACGCATCGTTCCGGAACTTGAATCCCAAGGAGAAGCGGAGCTGGGTCACGATAGCTCGACCAACCACCTCATCCGCCGCTACCGCCGGCTGAAAGGCAAAACGTCATGA
- a CDS encoding tryptophan 7-halogenase — protein sequence MTETFDVLIIGGGPAGSTAATLLAKQGWKTGLLEKDIFPRFKIGESLLPGSLRTLQRMGVKEKVEATDLIIKHGGKIISGCGTKQNRFLFDHVFRCEQPTAYQVERAVFDKVLLDHAAECGCEVLAGTAVQEIRFDGGGGVVTTTDGRTRRARYVLDCSGRASLLGHQFRLKRAYGHLKKFALYAHFEGAEREPGIDGSLTQMVRASDRWFWFIPINSRKTSVGLVMDVNAYKRAGQSPEAVLMTSVHAYPCAARKLQGATRVSPVYATGDFSYRCRQLTGERWLLAGDAAGFIDPVWSSGVYIAILSGEKAADALNRVLHRPDLQAREFARYARRINRVMDLYLKFVTAWYTPAFAEVFFHPREFLRLVPAVNSILAGDDRELLEVRWRLWLFDCLVWLQHRFAIIAPRLTLEPRR from the coding sequence ATGACAGAAACGTTTGACGTCTTAATCATCGGGGGTGGGCCGGCCGGCAGCACGGCCGCCACCTTGCTGGCCAAGCAGGGCTGGAAAACCGGTCTGCTCGAAAAGGATATTTTCCCGCGCTTCAAGATCGGCGAGTCGCTGCTGCCCGGCAGCCTTCGCACGCTCCAGCGCATGGGCGTCAAAGAAAAGGTCGAAGCCACCGATCTGATCATCAAGCACGGCGGCAAGATTATTTCAGGCTGCGGCACCAAGCAAAATCGTTTCCTCTTCGACCACGTTTTCCGGTGCGAACAGCCCACCGCCTACCAGGTTGAACGCGCGGTGTTCGACAAAGTGCTTCTCGACCATGCCGCGGAGTGCGGTTGCGAAGTGCTGGCCGGTACGGCGGTCCAGGAAATTCGTTTTGACGGGGGCGGCGGTGTGGTGACGACGACGGATGGCCGCACCCGGCGCGCTCGTTACGTGCTCGATTGCTCGGGCCGCGCCAGCCTGCTGGGCCACCAATTCCGCCTGAAGCGGGCTTACGGCCACTTGAAGAAGTTTGCCCTGTACGCGCATTTCGAAGGGGCCGAACGCGAGCCCGGCATCGATGGTTCGTTAACCCAGATGGTGCGGGCGTCGGACCGCTGGTTTTGGTTCATCCCGATCAACTCCCGCAAGACCAGCGTGGGCTTGGTCATGGATGTCAACGCCTACAAACGCGCCGGCCAGAGCCCGGAAGCCGTCCTGATGACGAGCGTGCACGCCTACCCCTGCGCGGCCAGGAAGCTGCAAGGGGCCACGCGCGTGTCGCCGGTGTATGCCACGGGGGATTTTTCGTACCGCTGCAGGCAATTGACCGGCGAGCGGTGGCTGTTGGCAGGCGATGCGGCCGGCTTTATTGACCCGGTCTGGAGCAGCGGGGTTTACATCGCCATTCTCTCGGGTGAAAAGGCGGCCGACGCGCTGAACCGCGTCTTGCACCGGCCAGACCTTCAGGCCCGGGAATTTGCGCGCTATGCGCGACGCATTAACCGGGTGATGGACTTGTACCTTAAGTTCGTTACCGCCTGGTACACGCCGGCCTTTGCAGAAGTGTTTTTCCACCCGCGGGAGTTCCTGCGCCTGGTGCCGGCCGTAAACTCGATATTAGCCGGGGACGACCGCGAGTTGCTGGAAGTGCGGTGGCGCCTTTGGCTCTTTGACTGCCTGGTCTGGCTACAGCATAGGTTCGCCATCATCGCCCCCCGACTCACGTTGGAGCCCAGGCGCTGA
- a CDS encoding fumarate reductase/succinate dehydrogenase flavoprotein subunit has protein sequence MNDFQPDFDVDLLVAGGGTAGCAAAIKAKEALPEGTVLLLEKANVKRSGAIALGMDGVNNAVIPGHATPEQYVKEITMANDGIVNQAAVLAYAQESFPMVQELEAWGVKFQKTASGDYDVKKVHHKGSYVLPMPEGYDIKKILTRTLRRTGVKTENRVMATRVLLDGGRAVGVLGFNVRTGEFVVIRAKAVILCCGAAGRLGLPASGYLMGTYENPSNAGDGFSMAYHAGAELTNIECFQINPLLKDYNGPACAYVSGPFGGYTVNARGHRFMRSDYWSGQMMMEFYKELTGPNGPVYLKMNHLAPETVTEIERILHTTERPSRGRFHAGRGESYGEQMVEMAVSEIGLCSGHSASGVWVNERGETTVPGLYAAGDMASVPHGYMLGAFTYGKICARHAAEFIASAGTSRVDDGQVAAERERVRRPLARPEGIQPHLLEYKLRRHVNDYLQPPKSAHRLQRGLEYFLRAHEELEQLGARDPHELMRATECGFIRDCAEMAARASLYRTESRWGLYHCRQDFPEMDDVNWFVHVNLKRGADGGMQPLKRPVAPYVVPLDEDELRSYHHLRIASAVA, from the coding sequence ATGAACGATTTTCAGCCGGATTTCGACGTTGACTTGCTGGTCGCCGGCGGTGGCACGGCGGGTTGCGCTGCGGCCATCAAGGCCAAAGAAGCATTGCCCGAGGGTACCGTGCTTCTGTTGGAAAAAGCCAACGTCAAGCGCAGCGGGGCGATCGCCCTGGGCATGGATGGGGTCAACAATGCGGTCATCCCGGGCCACGCCACCCCGGAGCAATACGTTAAGGAGATCACGATGGCCAATGACGGTATCGTGAATCAGGCGGCGGTGCTGGCGTACGCGCAAGAGAGTTTCCCGATGGTCCAGGAGCTCGAAGCGTGGGGCGTCAAATTCCAGAAGACCGCTTCGGGCGATTACGACGTCAAGAAGGTGCACCACAAAGGCAGCTATGTATTGCCCATGCCGGAAGGGTACGACATAAAGAAAATCCTTACGCGCACCCTTCGACGCACGGGGGTCAAGACCGAAAACCGCGTGATGGCCACCCGGGTGCTGTTGGACGGCGGCCGCGCCGTCGGGGTACTCGGCTTTAATGTGCGCACCGGCGAGTTTGTTGTGATCCGTGCGAAAGCGGTGATTCTCTGTTGCGGCGCGGCAGGCCGGCTCGGGTTGCCGGCCTCCGGTTACCTGATGGGCACCTACGAAAACCCTTCCAACGCGGGCGACGGCTTTTCGATGGCCTACCATGCCGGTGCAGAACTGACGAACATCGAGTGTTTCCAAATCAACCCGCTGCTCAAAGACTACAACGGCCCGGCATGCGCTTACGTGAGTGGGCCTTTTGGCGGTTACACGGTCAATGCGCGCGGCCATCGTTTCATGCGCTCCGACTACTGGAGCGGGCAGATGATGATGGAATTCTACAAAGAACTCACCGGCCCCAACGGGCCGGTATACCTGAAGATGAATCATCTTGCGCCGGAGACCGTGACCGAGATCGAGCGGATCCTGCACACGACCGAGCGTCCCAGCCGGGGCCGGTTCCACGCGGGCCGGGGAGAAAGTTACGGCGAGCAGATGGTGGAAATGGCCGTCTCGGAAATCGGGCTTTGCAGCGGCCACAGCGCGTCCGGCGTCTGGGTCAACGAACGCGGTGAAACGACGGTGCCGGGCCTTTATGCCGCGGGGGACATGGCCTCGGTGCCGCACGGGTACATGCTCGGCGCGTTTACCTACGGAAAGATCTGCGCCCGTCACGCCGCGGAGTTTATTGCCTCGGCGGGTACGTCCCGTGTTGACGACGGGCAGGTCGCCGCCGAGCGCGAGCGCGTGCGGCGCCCGCTCGCACGCCCTGAAGGGATCCAGCCGCACCTGCTTGAATACAAGCTGCGCCGTCACGTGAACGATTACCTCCAGCCGCCAAAAAGCGCCCACCGGCTCCAACGCGGCCTCGAGTATTTCCTCCGGGCGCACGAAGAACTTGAGCAACTCGGCGCCCGGGACCCGCACGAACTGATGCGGGCGACCGAGTGCGGCTTCATCCGGGACTGCGCCGAGATGGCCGCGCGCGCGTCGCTCTACCGAACCGAAAGCCGATGGGGCTTGTACCACTGCCGCCAGGATTTTCCTGAAATGGATGACGTGAACTGGTTCGTGCACGTCAACCTGAAGCGCGGAGCCGACGGCGGCATGCAGCCGCTGAAGCGGCCGGTCGCCCCTTACGTGGTGCCGCTCGACGAAGATGAACTCCGGTCATACCACCACCTCCGCATTGCCTCGGCGGTCGCGTAA
- a CDS encoding ferredoxin family protein, whose amino-acid sequence MSTEPFSKPVVAGRLKFTSETAAAQAAQIAPNRQTTKLFDVPVVVDEPKCIRGCHVCVESCPVDCLAIDPVTGKSHMKFDDCWYCLACEVDCPTNAITVKIPFLIR is encoded by the coding sequence ATGAGTACAGAACCTTTCTCCAAACCGGTTGTGGCCGGTAGGCTCAAATTTACTTCCGAGACTGCCGCGGCCCAGGCGGCCCAGATCGCGCCGAACCGGCAAACGACCAAGCTGTTCGATGTGCCGGTGGTTGTGGACGAGCCAAAATGCATCCGTGGCTGTCACGTCTGCGTCGAATCGTGTCCCGTGGATTGTCTGGCGATCGACCCGGTCACCGGCAAATCGCACATGAAGTTCGACGACTGCTGGTACTGCCTCGCGTGCGAGGTGGACTGCCCGACTAACGCGATCACGGTCAAGATCCCGTTCCTGATCCGGTAA
- a CDS encoding HEAT repeat domain-containing protein has protein sequence MTETTPNLWTERLRSNEVDVRRIALTELQEEPDAVPIEAVLPLLRDPDAAVRRLTIGVLEELGDVRAILALVDAAAAGDGDVATAARIALREFRTSAATYPLIEGVAHPDPDARAAAILALRDLRAPEAIPALTRAVGDAFPHVRREAVIALAHLRRAEVLPILRQTLNDADPEVRKIAVGAVSFFQEPTTNRDLLKTLFDEDWQVRRESAIALRRFPSEGTVTALNGALDDTRWQVTKEALASLGQLRGAESASLVRFLSHDIADVRIAAATALGHCGPNAAAAELETLLQDPDAGVQKAARRALDRLNDPSPRDAST, from the coding sequence ATGACTGAAACCACCCCGAACCTATGGACCGAACGGCTGCGCAGCAACGAGGTTGACGTACGCCGAATCGCCCTCACAGAACTTCAGGAGGAACCCGACGCGGTGCCGATCGAAGCGGTCCTGCCGTTGCTGCGCGATCCTGACGCCGCGGTGCGGCGGCTGACGATCGGCGTTCTGGAGGAATTGGGAGACGTCCGGGCCATCCTCGCCCTGGTGGATGCCGCGGCTGCCGGCGATGGCGACGTCGCCACCGCCGCGAGGATCGCCCTGCGCGAGTTCCGCACGTCCGCGGCCACCTACCCCTTGATTGAAGGAGTGGCGCACCCGGACCCGGACGCGCGCGCAGCCGCCATCCTTGCCTTGCGGGACCTAAGGGCCCCGGAAGCTATTCCCGCGCTCACGCGCGCGGTGGGTGACGCGTTCCCGCATGTCCGGCGAGAGGCCGTCATTGCGCTGGCCCATTTGCGCCGGGCTGAGGTCTTGCCGATCCTTCGCCAAACGCTGAACGATGCGGACCCTGAAGTGCGCAAAATCGCGGTTGGCGCGGTCAGCTTTTTCCAGGAGCCGACAACCAACCGCGACCTTCTTAAAACGCTGTTCGACGAGGATTGGCAGGTACGGCGTGAATCGGCGATCGCCCTCCGCCGGTTTCCTTCGGAAGGGACCGTCACCGCCTTGAATGGTGCGTTGGACGACACGCGTTGGCAGGTGACCAAAGAGGCGCTTGCAAGTCTGGGCCAACTGCGCGGCGCAGAGTCAGCCTCCCTTGTGCGGTTCCTCTCCCATGACATTGCCGATGTCCGCATCGCCGCGGCCACGGCTCTCGGTCACTGCGGGCCCAACGCTGCGGCGGCTGAGCTCGAAACCCTCCTGCAAGACCCGGACGCCGGCGTCCAGAAGGCGGCACGCCGTGCCCTTGATCGGCTGAACGATCCTTCGCCTCGCGATGCCTCAACCTAA
- a CDS encoding ABC transporter substrate-binding protein, which translates to MGTQDTTINCAAGGPVVRELHLLEKYLPHDGKYKDAEYDIHWLNLPTGAQLNTEVLANRLDIVQMADFPATVGHASFLASRTGVKTLYVASLSVGIRGAGNALLVPKDSPVQSIRELKGKRISVPAASTAHAFLLRAIQKEGWDPEKDVTITVQTPEVGGSALKANQIDAHADFVPFGELFPFRGFARKILDGESTGLTTTHGVQVRSDYAQKYPEIVGAFLQATLEADRLLREKPEELAEAYEKWTGIEAEVFCAFHGPAGIQTRDFTFKPEVIDALRNASQTLKVLKKTAADVKVDEFVDDHFIKQAAAASGIDYEARLKDYAPLPFTGSAADTGRPISEPKLAGQIWVRGEHKVRLYSSPEATLQALGQLQVQAKRARVVFVHDRDIGIKLFADKVWYVNKGGKLAAFLLREGADAWAAGNGGQVLAYRDAAALFSTTQQAGLAPSGPGT; encoded by the coding sequence ATCGGCACGCAGGACACCACGATCAATTGCGCCGCCGGTGGTCCGGTCGTTCGAGAGTTGCACCTGCTTGAAAAGTACCTGCCGCACGATGGCAAATACAAAGACGCCGAGTACGACATCCATTGGCTGAATTTACCGACGGGTGCGCAGTTGAACACCGAGGTGCTCGCCAACCGGCTCGACATCGTGCAGATGGCGGATTTCCCGGCCACCGTTGGCCATGCCAGCTTTCTGGCTTCCAGGACCGGCGTAAAAACGTTGTACGTCGCCTCCCTTTCGGTGGGGATCCGTGGCGCCGGCAACGCGCTGCTCGTGCCTAAAGACTCGCCCGTGCAAAGCATCCGGGAACTGAAAGGTAAACGCATTTCGGTGCCGGCCGCTTCCACGGCGCACGCGTTTCTGTTGCGAGCGATTCAAAAGGAGGGGTGGGACCCGGAAAAGGATGTGACCATCACCGTGCAGACCCCGGAGGTAGGCGGGTCGGCACTGAAGGCGAATCAGATTGACGCGCACGCGGACTTTGTGCCCTTTGGCGAGCTGTTTCCCTTTCGCGGCTTTGCGCGCAAGATCCTCGACGGGGAGAGCACGGGCCTGACCACTACCCACGGCGTGCAGGTGCGCTCCGACTATGCGCAGAAATACCCGGAAATCGTCGGGGCGTTTCTCCAGGCGACGCTGGAAGCCGACCGGCTCTTGCGCGAGAAACCGGAAGAACTGGCTGAGGCGTATGAAAAATGGACGGGAATCGAAGCAGAGGTCTTTTGTGCGTTCCACGGTCCGGCCGGCATTCAGACGCGTGACTTCACCTTCAAACCGGAGGTAATCGATGCGCTGCGCAACGCGTCGCAGACCCTGAAAGTTCTCAAGAAGACGGCAGCCGACGTCAAGGTCGATGAGTTCGTCGATGATCATTTCATCAAGCAAGCGGCGGCGGCCTCGGGCATCGATTACGAAGCGCGTTTGAAAGATTACGCCCCCTTGCCTTTCACCGGTAGCGCCGCGGACACCGGCCGGCCGATTAGCGAACCAAAACTCGCGGGTCAAATCTGGGTACGTGGCGAGCACAAGGTGCGCCTGTACAGCTCGCCCGAGGCAACGCTGCAAGCGCTAGGGCAGCTCCAGGTTCAAGCGAAGCGGGCGCGCGTGGTTTTCGTTCACGATCGTGACATCGGTATTAAACTTTTTGCCGACAAGGTCTGGTACGTGAACAAAGGGGGGAAGCTGGCCGCGTTCCTGTTGCGCGAAGGTGCGGATGCCTGGGCGGCCGGGAACGGCGGCCAGGTTCTCGCCTATCGCGACGCTGCGGCCCTTTTCAGCACCACGCAACAGGCCGGTCTCGCCCCGTCCGGACCCGGCACGTAG
- a CDS encoding ABC transporter permease has protein sequence MNALHFRSVGSGALARSQPAPDFIRFARSWALRIASIVACLWVWQQASTRGWHTIIQFQNVPAPTEVVQATQRILQSPKVLSHVVNSLRRIFLGFSLAAVLAVGSGLVIGRFRLAGDALMLPLEILRPIPAVAWIPLAILMFTSPEYSMVYITFIGAFFPILVNTIHGVQSLDRRLIFASMTLGAGPITVFREVILPGALPSIVTGLSIGMGTSWFSLVTAEMISGQFGIGYYTWEAYTLQNYPDIVVGMIAIGVLGMLSSWLIKQAGAWCMPWLRSGAATV, from the coding sequence ATGAATGCCTTGCATTTCCGATCCGTCGGTTCCGGCGCTCTTGCCCGGTCGCAGCCCGCGCCGGACTTCATCCGGTTTGCCCGTTCATGGGCGCTGCGGATTGCGTCGATCGTTGCGTGCTTGTGGGTGTGGCAGCAGGCTTCCACCCGGGGTTGGCACACGATCATTCAATTCCAGAATGTGCCTGCCCCAACCGAAGTGGTCCAGGCGACGCAGCGCATTCTGCAATCGCCAAAGGTTCTCAGCCACGTAGTTAACAGCCTGCGGCGGATTTTCCTCGGGTTTTCGCTGGCGGCGGTTCTGGCCGTCGGATCGGGACTCGTCATCGGGCGGTTCCGGCTTGCCGGCGACGCGCTCATGCTGCCCCTTGAAATCCTGCGGCCGATTCCCGCCGTCGCCTGGATTCCCCTGGCGATTCTAATGTTCACCAGCCCCGAGTACAGCATGGTCTACATCACCTTTATCGGCGCGTTCTTTCCGATTCTGGTCAACACCATCCACGGCGTGCAGAGCCTCGATCGGCGGCTCATCTTCGCCTCGATGACGTTAGGCGCCGGGCCCATTACGGTGTTCCGCGAGGTGATCCTGCCCGGTGCGTTGCCGTCGATTGTGACCGGATTGAGCATCGGGATGGGCACGTCCTGGTTTTCACTTGTGACCGCGGAAATGATCTCGGGCCAATTTGGCATCGGCTACTACACGTGGGAAGCCTACACGCTGCAGAACTACCCGGACATCGTGGTAGGCATGATCGCCATCGGCGTCCTTGGCATGCTGAGCAGCTGGTTGATCAAACAAGCAGGCGCGTGGTGCATGCCGTGGCTGCGTTCAGGAGCAGCCACCGTATGA
- a CDS encoding ABC transporter ATP-binding protein, which produces MVAVRNIDLDILPGEFIAILGPSGCGKSTLLGAVAGFTPVSAGEIVMDGEAVRHPSAERGMVFQHHTLFPWKTVLGNTEFGLKLRGVRRVERRERAHDILRSVGLAGFERRYPEQLSGGMQQRVNLARVLVNRPRLLLMDEPFSALDAQTRLQMQELLLELWQELRMTVTFVTHDIDEAIFLSDRVVVFSAHPGRIKAEIPVRLDRPRFTDTLTSPEFMRLKRGCMESIREESESPHRLDRNAHRPSALPACEAAAAPSAP; this is translated from the coding sequence ATGGTGGCGGTACGCAACATCGACCTCGACATCCTGCCGGGCGAATTCATCGCCATCCTTGGGCCATCGGGCTGCGGGAAGTCAACCTTACTCGGAGCCGTTGCCGGCTTTACGCCCGTTTCGGCCGGCGAGATCGTCATGGACGGTGAGGCGGTGCGCCACCCGAGCGCAGAAAGGGGCATGGTGTTCCAACACCACACGCTTTTCCCCTGGAAAACGGTGCTCGGCAACACGGAGTTTGGCCTTAAATTGCGCGGCGTGCGGAGGGTCGAACGCCGGGAACGCGCGCATGACATTTTGCGAAGTGTCGGCCTCGCCGGATTCGAACGCCGCTACCCGGAACAACTCTCCGGCGGCATGCAGCAGCGGGTCAATCTCGCACGCGTGCTCGTCAACCGCCCGCGCCTCTTACTCATGGATGAGCCGTTCAGCGCGCTCGACGCGCAAACCCGTCTGCAAATGCAGGAACTGCTCCTGGAACTCTGGCAGGAACTTAGGATGACGGTGACCTTTGTCACCCACGACATCGACGAGGCAATCTTCCTCAGCGACCGCGTGGTGGTCTTCAGCGCCCATCCCGGCCGGATCAAAGCCGAAATTCCCGTGAGGCTTGACCGCCCGCGTTTCACGGATACGCTCACCAGCCCCGAGTTCATGCGCCTGAAGCGCGGCTGCATGGAATCCATTCGCGAGGAGAGCGAGAGTCCGCACCGCCTGGATCGCAATGCGCATCGCCCGTCCGCTCTACCCGCTTGCGAAGCGGCAGCGGCACCGTCGGCACCGTAG